Proteins from a single region of Bogoriella caseilytica:
- a CDS encoding glycosyltransferase family 2 protein, translating into MPLLTLVVPAYNAAGHLGRCVRTLTGASDVEIIIVDDGSTDATAEVAAEFAAAHPQITVIRQQNAGHGGAVNAGVDAATGVYLKVVDSDDWLNPAALDTLVATLRELTRVAEGPDVVVTNFVYERVGRHRKTAVRYRRALPRGRVIGWEHTRRFGPRQYFMMHSLAYRTDLLRTSGLRLPERTFYVDNLFVMVPLNQARRLYYLDVDLYRYFIGREDQSVNEAVMIRRMDQYLRVNRLLVAEVPDKNHVPPALYRYLVHHVATVCAVTSVMLLRAGTEEALQLRADFWREVRRNPQLHRRLRRHPVASVSSLPGRWGGRFSIVAYRVARRLIGFN; encoded by the coding sequence ATGCCGCTGCTGACGCTCGTGGTGCCTGCGTACAACGCCGCCGGTCACCTCGGACGATGTGTGCGCACCCTGACCGGTGCGAGCGATGTCGAGATCATCATCGTCGACGACGGCTCGACCGACGCCACCGCCGAGGTCGCTGCCGAGTTCGCGGCCGCCCACCCGCAGATCACGGTCATCCGACAGCAGAACGCCGGGCACGGCGGCGCCGTCAACGCCGGTGTGGACGCGGCCACGGGGGTGTACCTCAAGGTAGTGGACTCCGACGACTGGCTGAACCCCGCAGCGCTGGACACCCTGGTGGCCACCTTGCGGGAGCTCACCCGGGTGGCCGAAGGGCCCGACGTCGTCGTGACCAACTTCGTCTACGAGCGTGTGGGCCGGCACCGTAAGACGGCGGTACGTTACCGGCGTGCACTACCTCGCGGGCGGGTCATCGGCTGGGAGCACACCCGGCGCTTCGGGCCCCGCCAGTACTTCATGATGCACTCCCTCGCCTATCGCACCGACCTCCTGCGCACCTCAGGGCTGCGGCTGCCGGAGCGCACCTTCTACGTGGACAATCTCTTCGTGATGGTGCCGCTGAACCAGGCCCGGCGCCTGTACTACCTCGACGTCGATCTCTACCGGTACTTCATCGGCAGGGAGGACCAGTCGGTGAACGAGGCGGTCATGATCCGGCGCATGGACCAGTACCTGCGCGTCAACCGATTGCTGGTGGCGGAGGTGCCGGACAAGAACCACGTGCCGCCGGCCCTGTATCGCTACCTCGTGCACCACGTGGCCACGGTCTGCGCTGTCACCTCGGTCATGCTGCTACGCGCCGGCACCGAGGAGGCTCTGCAGCTCCGTGCCGACTTCTGGCGAGAGGTCCGGCGCAATCCCCAGCTGCACCGGCGGCTGCGGCGCCACCCCGTGGCCTCCGTGTCCAGCCTGCCGGGGCGGTGGGGAGGGCGGTTCTCGATCGTCGCCTATCGGGTGGCGCGACGACTCATTGGGTTCAACTGA
- a CDS encoding LytR/AlgR family response regulator transcription factor, which translates to MPRIAIVEDDEMARAVLMEHLRRYESENSLSFTIDTHTEGSALADDYRPVYDIVLLDIEMPGVDGMAVARAIREVDGDVVILFITNSPQHAISGYRVAALSYVLKPVPYSVFAAEMDRSLEQVRRRERHHLMISSGNEHHRVDLSEVLYLESNRHRITVHTRSAEYHFTGALKDLEAELTDKGFFRANHGYLVNLAHVTAVRQSTCVLTGGRELQVSRPRKKAFLTALADHVGGSRL; encoded by the coding sequence ATGCCACGGATCGCGATCGTCGAAGACGACGAGATGGCTCGCGCGGTGCTGATGGAGCATCTGCGCCGCTACGAGAGCGAAAACTCCCTGAGCTTCACCATCGACACCCATACGGAAGGCTCGGCACTGGCCGATGACTACCGGCCCGTCTACGACATCGTGCTGCTGGACATCGAGATGCCCGGGGTGGACGGCATGGCCGTGGCCCGGGCGATTCGCGAGGTGGACGGTGACGTCGTCATCCTGTTCATCACCAACTCGCCCCAGCACGCTATCTCCGGCTACCGGGTCGCGGCACTCAGCTACGTGCTCAAGCCGGTGCCCTACTCGGTGTTCGCCGCGGAGATGGACCGCAGCTTGGAGCAGGTGCGCCGCCGGGAGCGGCACCATCTGATGATCTCCTCCGGGAACGAGCATCACCGCGTGGATCTCTCCGAGGTGCTGTACCTGGAGTCCAACCGTCACCGCATCACCGTGCACACCCGCAGCGCGGAGTACCACTTCACCGGGGCATTGAAGGATCTTGAGGCCGAACTGACCGACAAGGGCTTCTTCCGTGCCAACCACGGCTATCTGGTGAACCTTGCCCACGTCACCGCAGTGCGGCAGAGCACCTGTGTGCTCACGGGCGGGCGGGAACTGCAGGTCAGCCGGCCGCGGAAGAAGGCCTTCCTGACCGCCCTGGCCGATCACGTGGGTGGGTCCCGGCTGTGA
- a CDS encoding sensor histidine kinase codes for MIGGAAVADIPRALTAVAEWGACLVFLLILARRMRAVAMVGWCAAGLAALLVVHHIAGGLGVQWWVPGMLAAVAVMYAVLWGGLRTSALTAGYLTARALVLAELVAAFHWQLHIYFFGQTGPLESAGSIALLALYPGVFVLAWAAESRHFPRGQSIEVTPSEVLAAGAIAAVTFFMSNISFLSANTPFSGRLGAEILWIRTLVDLCGYIALYVQQEHRRENQLRAENSAMNSLLRSQHEQYLLTRRTVEEVNRKYHDMKHQIQVIRAETDETRRASYLAELEDSVADYGHQRRTGSPVLDTLLQAKGAHCAEQNIELTVVADGRLLEFIRVIDVISILGNALDNAIEACTRLPQGEDRRIKLAVFAHGDLLMIRIDNTYDGGINVVGGRPVTRKADRASHGFGLRNIEDAAERYDGTVTFSRDQCWFSLRVLMPLPEGSGRGAGEVDAPR; via the coding sequence GTGATCGGTGGCGCTGCGGTCGCGGACATCCCGCGCGCGCTCACGGCCGTGGCGGAATGGGGGGCCTGCCTCGTCTTCCTGCTGATCCTCGCCCGGCGCATGCGGGCGGTCGCCATGGTGGGATGGTGCGCAGCAGGCCTGGCCGCGCTGCTGGTCGTCCACCACATCGCGGGCGGCCTGGGCGTGCAGTGGTGGGTGCCGGGCATGCTCGCGGCCGTTGCTGTGATGTACGCGGTGCTCTGGGGCGGGCTGCGGACCTCGGCCCTGACCGCCGGCTACCTCACCGCTCGAGCATTGGTGCTGGCCGAGCTCGTCGCCGCCTTCCACTGGCAACTGCACATCTACTTCTTCGGCCAGACCGGTCCGCTGGAGAGCGCAGGCTCGATCGCGTTGCTGGCGCTCTACCCGGGGGTGTTCGTGCTGGCCTGGGCGGCGGAGTCCCGGCATTTCCCGCGCGGTCAGAGCATCGAGGTCACGCCCTCCGAGGTCCTGGCGGCCGGGGCGATCGCGGCGGTCACCTTCTTTATGTCCAACATCTCCTTCCTGTCAGCCAACACGCCTTTCTCCGGCCGGCTGGGGGCCGAGATCCTCTGGATCCGCACCCTGGTGGACCTGTGCGGCTACATCGCCCTGTACGTCCAGCAGGAGCATCGCCGCGAGAACCAGTTGCGCGCGGAGAACAGCGCGATGAACTCGCTGCTGCGCTCGCAGCACGAGCAGTACCTCCTCACCCGGCGCACCGTGGAGGAGGTCAATCGCAAGTACCACGACATGAAGCACCAGATCCAGGTCATCCGCGCCGAGACCGACGAGACCCGCCGCGCGTCCTACCTCGCAGAGCTCGAGGACTCAGTGGCTGACTACGGGCATCAACGCCGCACCGGCTCGCCCGTGCTGGACACGCTGCTGCAGGCCAAGGGCGCGCACTGCGCCGAGCAGAACATCGAGCTGACCGTGGTGGCCGATGGCCGCTTGCTGGAGTTCATCCGCGTGATCGACGTCATCTCCATCCTCGGCAACGCCCTGGACAATGCCATCGAAGCCTGCACCCGGCTGCCGCAGGGGGAGGACCGCCGGATCAAGCTCGCGGTCTTCGCGCACGGGGATCTGCTGATGATCCGGATCGACAACACCTACGACGGCGGTATCAACGTGGTCGGCGGACGGCCGGTCACCCGGAAGGCCGACCGGGCCTCGCACGGTTTCGGCCTGCGGAACATCGAGGATGCCGCCGAACGCTACGACGGCACGGTCACCTTCAGTCGGGACCAGTGCTGGTTCTCCCTCCGGGTGCTCATGCCCCTGCCCGAGGGCTCCGGGCGCGGCGCCGGCGAGGTGGACGCGCCCCGCTGA
- a CDS encoding DsbA family protein: MNSSHTAEFWFDPICPWAWMTSRWMLEVEQVRDVSVTWNVMSLAVLNEGQDLDEGYRALMDRAWGPARVINAARELHGQDVVEPLYTAVGTRIHPGGQKDWDAVLTAALEEVGLPAELARYAHSDELDDALRASHERGISLVGDDVGTPVVAVEGVAFFGPVVTPAPRGEAAAKLWDGCLLVAGTPGFYELKRSRTQGPDFS, encoded by the coding sequence ATGAACTCCTCCCACACTGCCGAATTCTGGTTCGACCCGATCTGCCCCTGGGCCTGGATGACCTCACGCTGGATGCTCGAGGTGGAGCAGGTTCGTGATGTCTCGGTGACCTGGAACGTCATGTCCCTGGCCGTTCTCAACGAAGGCCAGGACCTCGACGAGGGCTACCGGGCGCTGATGGATCGAGCCTGGGGCCCCGCCCGTGTGATCAACGCCGCGCGGGAACTCCATGGCCAGGATGTCGTCGAGCCGCTCTACACCGCGGTGGGCACCCGCATCCACCCTGGCGGGCAGAAGGACTGGGACGCCGTCCTGACCGCAGCGCTCGAGGAGGTGGGCTTGCCCGCCGAGTTGGCCAGATATGCGCACTCCGATGAGCTCGACGACGCCCTGCGTGCCTCGCACGAACGTGGCATCTCCCTGGTCGGTGACGATGTGGGCACGCCCGTGGTCGCCGTCGAGGGCGTCGCCTTCTTCGGCCCCGTGGTCACCCCGGCGCCCCGGGGAGAGGCCGCAGCCAAGCTCTGGGACGGCTGCCTGCTCGTCGCGGGGACTCCCGGCTTCTACGAGCTCAAGCGCAGCCGCACCCAGGGCCCGGACTTCAGTTAG
- a CDS encoding M13 family metallopeptidase, translating to MTLDQTPAMTDAEAIDENIRIQDDLYRHVNGRWLQQHEIPADRARDGSFTRLRDLSEEHTKAIIEDVAAGRYEEPLRPQAEQNTEKVGALYASFMDTERVESLGAFPLRADLDLLSAALNKDALTHAMGSLQPTGVTGGVGYLVNADFNDPDRYVVILVQSGLGLPDESYYREDSHAATRTAYVGHVTAMLAHSGLITEMEAMGAAEKIMAFETKLAAAHWDRVATREMDKLNNPMTWQQLVDAAPGFDWERWRSSLEVPQGAFDDLIVGMPDYMAAFARIWSEASAEELRLWLTWQVIHARAPYLSSAFVEENFDFYGKTLTGAQELRERWKRGVGLVEDAMGEAVGELYVARHFPPEHKARMQELVANLVSAYCESINALDWMGPETRERALEKLEAFTPKVGYPDTWRDYTALEIAADNLVGNVRSAALFEDRRELAKIGQPMDRSEWFMSPQTVNAYYNPTWNEIVFPAAILQPPFFDPEADDAWNYGGIGAVIGHEIGHGFDDQGSKYDGTGKMRDWWTAADREEFERRTEALIAQYDAYSPAQLDDTHTVNGALTVGENIGDLGGLSIGIKAYGIALREQGGLEAAPEIDGLTGLQRVFFSWGRIWREKSRDEEAIRLLTIDPHSPPEFRCNGVLRNLDAFHEAFDVAPGDALYLPPAERVRIW from the coding sequence ATGACACTCGACCAGACTCCGGCCATGACCGACGCCGAGGCGATCGACGAGAACATCCGTATCCAGGACGATCTGTACCGCCACGTCAACGGGCGCTGGCTTCAGCAGCACGAGATTCCTGCCGACCGTGCCCGCGATGGCTCCTTCACCCGACTGCGCGACCTCTCCGAGGAACACACCAAGGCCATCATCGAAGATGTGGCTGCCGGCCGCTACGAAGAGCCCCTGCGCCCGCAGGCCGAGCAGAATACCGAGAAGGTCGGTGCGCTGTATGCCTCCTTCATGGACACCGAGCGGGTGGAGTCGCTCGGCGCCTTCCCGCTACGCGCCGACCTCGATCTGCTGAGTGCTGCCCTGAACAAGGACGCCCTCACCCACGCCATGGGATCTCTCCAGCCCACCGGGGTCACCGGCGGGGTGGGTTACCTGGTCAATGCCGACTTCAATGACCCCGATCGTTACGTGGTCATCCTGGTGCAGTCCGGTCTCGGACTCCCCGACGAGTCCTACTACCGGGAGGACTCCCACGCGGCCACGCGCACGGCCTACGTGGGCCACGTGACGGCGATGCTCGCCCACTCGGGCCTGATCACCGAGATGGAGGCGATGGGTGCCGCTGAGAAGATCATGGCTTTCGAGACCAAGCTTGCCGCGGCCCACTGGGATCGGGTGGCCACCCGCGAGATGGACAAGCTGAACAACCCGATGACCTGGCAGCAGCTGGTCGACGCCGCCCCCGGGTTCGACTGGGAACGCTGGCGCAGCTCCCTGGAGGTGCCCCAGGGCGCTTTCGACGACCTCATCGTCGGCATGCCGGACTACATGGCAGCCTTCGCGAGGATCTGGTCGGAAGCCTCCGCCGAGGAGCTGCGGCTCTGGCTCACCTGGCAGGTCATCCATGCCCGCGCCCCCTACCTCTCCTCAGCTTTCGTGGAGGAGAACTTCGACTTCTACGGCAAGACCCTGACCGGCGCCCAGGAACTGCGCGAGCGCTGGAAGCGCGGCGTCGGCCTGGTCGAGGACGCCATGGGCGAAGCCGTGGGTGAGCTCTACGTGGCCCGGCACTTCCCGCCGGAGCACAAGGCCCGGATGCAGGAGCTCGTGGCCAACCTGGTCAGCGCGTACTGCGAGTCCATCAACGCGCTCGACTGGATGGGCCCAGAAACCCGCGAGCGCGCCCTGGAGAAGCTGGAGGCCTTCACCCCCAAGGTGGGCTACCCCGATACCTGGCGGGACTACACCGCCCTGGAGATCGCTGCGGACAACCTCGTGGGGAACGTACGCTCGGCTGCGCTGTTCGAGGACCGCCGCGAACTGGCCAAGATCGGCCAGCCGATGGACCGCAGCGAGTGGTTCATGTCGCCGCAGACCGTGAACGCCTACTACAACCCCACCTGGAACGAGATCGTCTTCCCGGCGGCCATCCTGCAGCCGCCCTTCTTCGACCCCGAGGCCGACGACGCCTGGAACTACGGCGGGATCGGCGCCGTCATCGGGCACGAGATCGGCCACGGTTTCGATGACCAGGGCTCGAAGTACGACGGAACCGGCAAGATGCGCGACTGGTGGACCGCCGCGGACCGTGAAGAGTTCGAGCGCCGCACCGAGGCGCTCATCGCCCAGTACGACGCCTACTCCCCTGCACAACTCGACGACACGCACACCGTCAACGGCGCGCTGACCGTGGGCGAGAACATCGGTGACCTCGGCGGGCTGTCCATCGGCATCAAGGCCTATGGCATTGCGCTGCGCGAGCAGGGTGGTCTCGAGGCCGCGCCGGAGATCGACGGATTGACCGGCCTACAGCGCGTGTTCTTCTCCTGGGGGCGGATCTGGCGGGAGAAGTCGCGCGACGAGGAGGCCATCCGCCTGCTCACCATCGACCCGCACTCACCGCCGGAGTTCCGCTGCAATGGCGTGCTGCGCAACCTCGATGCCTTCCACGAGGCTTTCGACGTCGCGCCCGGTGATGCGCTCTACCTCCCGCCGGCCGAGCGCGTGCGCATCTGGTAG
- a CDS encoding ribose-5-phosphate isomerase, which yields MRIHIAADHAGFELKSALVDRLTADGHDVIDHGAEHYDAQDDYPAFCLSAGEAVVAEPGSLGIVLGGSGNGEQIAANKVRGVRAALAWNETTARLARQHNDANVVALGARQHSEEEAVTIVQAFLAESFSGDPRHQRRIDQVAAYESR from the coding sequence ATGCGCATCCACATCGCCGCGGATCACGCCGGATTCGAACTCAAGTCGGCCCTTGTTGACCGGCTGACGGCTGACGGGCACGACGTCATCGATCACGGGGCCGAGCACTACGACGCCCAGGACGACTACCCGGCTTTCTGCCTGTCCGCCGGTGAGGCCGTGGTTGCGGAACCCGGTTCGCTGGGCATCGTGCTGGGGGGCTCGGGCAACGGTGAGCAGATCGCGGCGAACAAGGTGCGCGGAGTGCGCGCAGCACTGGCCTGGAACGAGACGACCGCCAGGCTCGCCCGGCAACACAACGACGCGAACGTGGTGGCTCTGGGCGCGCGCCAACACTCCGAGGAGGAGGCAGTGACGATCGTGCAGGCTTTCCTCGCCGAGTCCTTCTCCGGGGACCCCCGCCACCAGCGCCGCATCGACCAGGTGGCGGCCTACGAGAGCCGCTAG
- a CDS encoding Fpg/Nei family DNA glycosylase, giving the protein MPEGHSIHRLALAFRELFGGQRLAVSSPQGRFADGAALLDGQVLRATEAHGKQLFLGLAPGDDAGALPERWLRIHLGLYGSWTFAGDATFTGDHAIGAPRRRVGEEERALEGGDGKEAGQEPAAWEPPAPRGAVRARILGEHGVADLTGPTACEVITGEEKSAVHERLGPDPLREDGDGEAFVAAVRARRRTVGELLMDQSILAGVGNIYRAEALFRARVHPRRLGKNVPAARLREIWDDLVVLMRDGVETGRIVTVRAEHQGRQPDTEAQRWYVYHRSRQPCLVCGASVSEAEMQARRVFWCPRCQRAPRQ; this is encoded by the coding sequence ATGCCCGAAGGTCATTCCATCCATCGACTCGCGCTGGCGTTCCGGGAGCTGTTCGGTGGCCAGCGCCTCGCCGTTTCCTCCCCGCAAGGGCGTTTCGCCGATGGCGCCGCCCTGCTCGATGGCCAGGTGCTCCGCGCCACCGAGGCGCACGGGAAGCAGCTCTTCCTGGGCCTCGCGCCTGGCGACGACGCCGGGGCGCTCCCGGAGCGTTGGCTGCGGATCCACCTCGGCCTGTATGGCTCGTGGACCTTTGCCGGAGACGCGACCTTCACCGGGGATCACGCGATCGGCGCACCGAGGCGCCGGGTCGGTGAGGAGGAACGGGCTCTGGAGGGTGGGGATGGCAAGGAGGCCGGCCAGGAACCGGCCGCATGGGAGCCGCCCGCGCCGCGCGGCGCCGTCCGGGCCCGGATCCTCGGCGAGCACGGAGTGGCCGACCTGACCGGGCCGACCGCGTGTGAGGTCATCACCGGGGAGGAGAAGTCAGCCGTGCACGAGAGGCTCGGGCCCGACCCGCTCCGTGAGGACGGCGATGGCGAGGCTTTTGTCGCCGCAGTGCGCGCCCGGCGGCGCACGGTAGGGGAGCTCCTCATGGACCAGTCGATCCTGGCCGGGGTGGGCAACATCTACCGCGCCGAAGCGCTCTTTCGTGCCCGGGTGCATCCGCGCCGGCTGGGCAAGAACGTGCCGGCAGCCCGCCTGCGTGAGATCTGGGATGACCTGGTCGTGCTCATGCGCGACGGCGTGGAGACTGGGCGGATCGTCACCGTCCGTGCCGAGCACCAGGGCCGGCAGCCCGATACCGAGGCGCAGCGCTGGTACGTCTACCACCGCAGCAGGCAGCCCTGCCTGGTGTGCGGGGCGAGTGTGTCGGAGGCTGAGATGCAGGCGCGTCGAGTGTTCTGGTGCCCGCGTTGCCAGCGCGCGCCGCGTCAGTAG